The proteins below are encoded in one region of Salmo salar chromosome ssa02, Ssal_v3.1, whole genome shotgun sequence:
- the LOC106564162 gene encoding myosin heavy chain, fast skeletal muscle isoform X3, producing MSTDAEMQIYGKAAIYLRKSEKERMEAQAAPFDSKNACYVADKVELYLKGLVTARADGKCTVTVTKPDGTKEEGKEFKDADIYEMNPPKYDKIEDMAMMTYLNEASVLYNLKERYAAWMIYTYSGLFCATVNPYKWLPVYDTEVVNAYRGKKRVEAPPHIFSVSDNAFQFMLIDKENQSVLITGESGAGKTVNTKRVIQYFATIAVSAGEKKKEVDPSKMQGSLEDQIIAANPLLEAYGNAKTVRNDNSSRFGKFIRIHFQGGKLAKADIETYLLEKSRVSFQLPDERGYHIFFQMMTGHKPDIVEMALITTNPYDFPMCSQGQIAVASIDDKEELDATDDAITILGFTNDEKIGIYKLTGAVLHHGNLKFKQKQREEQAEPDSTEVADKIGYLLGLNSAEMLKAMCYPRVKVGNEYVTKGQTVPQVNNSVSALAKSIYERMFLWMVIRINEMLDTKNPRQFYIGVLDIAGFEIFDYNSMEQLCINFTNEKLQQFFNHTMFVLEQEEYKKEGIVWAFIDFGMDLAACIELIEKPLGIFSILEEECMFPKSSDTTFKDKLYSQHLGKTKAFEKPKPAKGKAEAHFSLVHYAGTVDYNITGWLEKNKDPLNDSVCQLYGKSGVKILAALYPAAPPEDKAKKGGKKKGGSMQTVSSQFRENLQKLMTNLRSTHPHFVRCLIPNESKTPGLMENFLVIHQLRCNGVLEGIRICRKGFPSRIIYADFKQRYKVLNASVIPEGQFMDNKKASEKLLGSIDVNHEDYKFGHTKVFFKAGLLGVLEEMRDEKLATLVGMVQALSRGFLMRREFSKMMERRESIYAIQYNIRSFMNVKTWPWMKLYFKIKPLLQSAETEKELANMKENYEKMTADLAKALSTKKQMEEKLVALTQEKNDLALQVTSEGESLNDAEERCEGLIKSKIQQEAKLKETTERLEDEEEINAELTAKKRKLEDECSELKKDIDDLELTLAKVEKEKHATENKVKNLTEEMASMDESVAKLTKEKKALQEAHQQTLDDLQAEEDKANTLTKAKTKLEQQVDDLEGSLEQEKKLRMDLERAKRKLEGDLKLAQESIMDLENDKQQADEKIKKKDFETTQLLSKIEDEQSLGAQLQKKIKELQARIEELEEEIEAERAARAKVEKQRADLSRELEEISERLEEAGGATAAQIEMNKKREAEFQKLRRDLEESTLQHEATAAALRKKQADSVAELGEQIDNLQRVKQKLEKEKSEYKMEIDDLSSNMEAVAKAKGNLEKMCRTLEDQLSELKTKNDENVRQVNDISGQRARLLTENGEFGRQLEEKEALVSQLTRGKQAFTQQVEELKRLIEEEVKAKNALAHGVQSARHDCDLLREQFEEEQEAKAELQRGMSKANSEVAQWRTKYETDAIQRTEELEEAKKKLAQRLQEAEETIEATNSKCASLEKTKQRLQGEVEDLMIDVERANALAANLDKKQRNFDKVLAEWKQKYEEGQAELEGAQKEARSMSTELFKMKNSYEEALDHLETLKRENKNLQQEISDLTEQIGETGKSIHELEKAKKTVETEKSEIQTALEEAEGTLEHEESKILRVQLELNQIKGEVDRKIAEKDEEMEQIKRNSQRVVDSMQSTLDSEVRSRNDALRVKKKMEGDLNEMEIQLSHSNRMASEAQKQLRNIQGQFKDAQLHLDDAVRAAEDMREQVAMVERRNGLMVAEIEELRVALEQTERGRKVAETELVDASERVGLLHSQNTSLLNTKKKLETDLVQVQGEVDDIVQEARNAEEKAKKAITDAAMMAEELKKEQDTSSHLERMKKNLEVTVKDLQHRLDEAENLAMKGGKKQLQKLESRVRELETEVEGEQRRGIDAVKGVRKYERRVKELTYQTEEDEKSVGRLQDLVDKLQMKVKAYKRQAEEAEEAANQHMSKFRKVQHELEEAEERADIAETQVNKLRAKTRDTGKGKESAE from the exons ATGAGTACGGACGCGGAGATGCAAATCTACGGCAAAGCTGCCATATACCTTCGTAAGTCTGAGAAGGAGCGGATGGAGGCACAAGCCGCACCCTTTGATTCAAAGAACGCCTGCTATGTGGCAGACAAGGTGGAGCTGTACCTTAAGGGTTTAGTCACTGCCAGGGCCGATGGGAAGTGTACTGTGACAGTCACGAAACCTGACGGCACTAAGGAG GAAGGAAAAGAGTTCAAAGATGCAGACATCTACGAGATGAACCCCCCTAAGTACGACAAGATTGAGGACATGGCCATGATGACCTACCTGAATGAAGCCTCTGTGTTGTATAACCTCAAAGAGCGTTATGCAGCATGGATGATCTAT ACCTACTCTGGGCTCTTCTGTGCCACGGTGAACCCCTACAAATGGCTCCCAGTGTACGACACAGAGGTTGTCAACGCCtacagagggaagaagagggtggAGGCTCCACCCCATATCTTCTCCGTCTCTGACAACGCCTTTCAGTTCATGCTGATTG ATAAGGAGAACCAGTCTGTCCTGATTAC AGGAGAATCCGGTGCAGGAAAGACTGTCAACACCAAGCGTGTCATCCAGTACTTCGCCACCATTGCAGTGTCTgctggagagaagaagaaggaagTAGACCCCAGCAAAATGCAG GGGTCTCTTGAGGATCAGATCATTGCAGCTAACCCTCTGCTGGAGGCTTATGGTAATGCCAAGACAGTGAGGAACGACAACTCGTCTCGCTTT GGTAAATTCATCAGGATTCACTTCCAAGGTGGTAAACTGGCTAAAGCTGACATTGAGACCT aCCTGCTGGAGAAGTCCAGAGTGTCCTTCCAGCTTCCCGATGAGAGAGGCTACCACATCTTCTTCCAGATGATGACAGGCCACAAACCTGACATAGTTG AAATGGCACTCATCACCACCAACCCCTACGACTTCCCCATGTGCAGCCAGGGTCAGATCGCTGTGGCCAGCATCGACGACAAGGAAGAGCTGGATGCCACAGAT GATGCCATTACAATCCTGGGCTTCACTAACGATGAGAAGATTGGCATCTACAAGCTGACAGGAGCTGTATTGCACCATGGCAACTTGAAATTCAAGCAGAAGCAACGTGAGGAGCAGGCCGAGCCAGACAGCACAGAGG TGGCTGATAAAATTGGCTACCTGCTTGGCCTGAACTCAGCTGAGATGTTGAAGGCTATGTGCTACCCCAGAGTGAAGGTCGGCAATGAGTATGTGACCAAGGGACAGACTGTGCCTCAG GTTAATAACTCAGTCAGTGCTCTGGCCAAGTCCATCTATGAGAGGATGTTCTTGTGGATGGTCATCCGTATCAATGAGATGTTGGACACCAAGAATCCAAGGCAGTTCTATATCGGTGTGCTTGACATTGCCGGGTTTGAGATCTTTGAT TACAACAGCATGGAGCAGCTGTGCATCAACTTCACCAATGAGAAACTGCAAcagtttttcaaccacaccatgTTCGTCCTGGAGCAAGAGGAGTACAAGAAGGAGGGAATCGTCTGGGCCTTCATTGACTTCGGCATGGACTTGGCTGCCTGCATTGAGCTTATTGAGAAG CCATTGGGCATCTTCTCCATCCTTGAAGAGGAGTGCATGTTCCCCAAGTCTTCAGACACTACCTTCAAGGACAAGCTGTACTCCCAGCATCTTGGCAAAACAAAGGCGTTTGAGAAGCCCAAGCCTGCCAAAGGCAAGGCAGAGGCCCACTTCTCCCTGGTGCATTACGCCGGTACTGTGGACTACAACATCACTGGGTGGCTGGAGAAGAACAAGGACCCCCTGAACGACTCAGTTTGTCAACTGTACGGGAAGTCAGGAGTCAAAATTTTGGCTGCCCTGTATCCTGCTGCACCACCTGAGG ATAAAGCCAAGAAAGGAGGCAAGAAGAAGGGTGGTTCCATGCAGACTGTGTCCTCCCAGTTCAGG GAGAACTTACAAAAGCTGATGACCAATTTGAGGAGCACTCATCCTCACTTTGTGCGCTGCCTGATCCCCAATGAGTCAAAGACTCCAG GTCTGATGGAGAACTTCCTGGTCATCCACCAGCTCAGGTGTAATGGCGTACTGGAGGGTATCAGGATCTGCAGAAAGGGCTTCCCCAGCAGAATCATCTATGCTGACTTCAAGCAGAG GTACAAAGTACTGAATGCCAGCGTCATCCCTGAGGGCCAGTTCATGGACAACAAGAAGGCTTCTGAGAAGCTGCTTGGatccattgatgtgaatcacgaggattacaagtttggacacaccaag GTGTTCTTCAAAGCCGGTCTGCTGGGTGtcctggaggagatgagagacgAGAAGCTGGCCACTCTGGTCGGCATGGTCCAGGCTCTCAGCCGTGGATTCCTCATGAGGAGAGAGTTTAGcaagatgatggagaggag AGAATCAATTTACGCCATCCAGTACAACATCCGCTCATTCATGAATGTGAAAACCTGGCCATGGATGAAGTTGTACTTCAAGATCAAGCCCCTGCTGCAGAGCGCTGAGACTGAGAAGGAGCTGGCCAACATGAAGGAGAACTATGAGAAGATGACAGcagacctggccaaggctctgTCCACAAAGAAGCAAATGGAGGAGAAGTTGGTGGCCCTGACGCAAGAGAAGAATGACCTGGCGCTCCAAGTCACATCT GAAGGAGAGAGTCTGAACGATGCTGAGGAAAGGTGTGAGGGGCTCATCAAGAGCAAGATCCAGCAGGAAGCCAAACTCAAAGAGACAACCGAGAggctggaggatgaggaggagatcaATGCTGAGTTGACTGCCAAGAAGAGGAAGCTGGAGGATGAGTGCTCTGAGCTGAAGAAGGACATTGATGACCTGGAGCTCACCCTGGCCAAAGTGGAGAAGGAGAAGCACGCCACTGAAAACAAG GTTAAAAACCTGACAGAGGAGATGGCGTCTATGGATGAGAGTGTTGCAAAGCTGACCAAGGAGAAGAAAGCCCTCCAAGAGGCCCACCAGCAGACACTGGAtgacctgcaggcagaggaggacaAAGCCAACACTCTGACCAAGGCCAAGACCAAGCTAGAACAGCAAGTGGACGAC CTTGAAGGTTCGCTGGAGCAAGAGAAGAAGCTCCGTATGGATCTTGAGAGAGCCAAGAGAaagctggagggagatctgaaacTGGCCCAGGAATCCATAATGGACCTGGAGAATGACAAGCAGCAAGCTGATGAGAAAATCAAGAA GAAGGACTTTGAGACAACTCAGCTCCTCAGCAAGATTGAGGATGAGCAGTCTCTGGGAGCTCAGCTGCAGAAGAAGATCAAGGAACTCCAG GCCCGTATTGAGGAGTTGGAGGAGGAAATTGAGGCTGAGCGTGCTGCCAGGGCTAAGGTTGAGAAGCAGAGGGCTGATCTCTCCAGGGAACTTGAGGAGATCAGCGAGAGGCTGGAGGAGGCCGGAGGAGCCACTGCTGCTCAGATTGAGATGAACAAGAAGCGTGAGGCTGAATTCCAGAAACTGCGTCGTGATCTTGAAGAATCCACCCTGCAGCATGAGGCCACAGCCGCCGCTCTGCGCAAGAAGCAGGCCGACAGTGTGGCTGAGCTCGGGGAGCAGATCGACAACCTGCAGCGCGTCAAGCAgaagctggagaaggagaagagcgaATACAAGATGGAGATTGATGACCTCTCTAGCAACATGGAGGCCGTCGCCAAGGCTAAG GGCAATCTGGAGAAGATGTGCCGTACTCTTGAGGACCAGCTGAGTGAGCTCAAGACTAAGAATGATGAGAATGTTCGGCAGGTCAACGACATCAGCGGACAGAGGGCCAGACTCCTGACAGAAAATG GTGAGTTTGGCCGCCAGCTGGAGGAGAAGGAAGCCCTGGTGTCTCAGCTGACCAGAGGAAAACAGGCCTTCACTCAGCAGGTGGAGGAGCTGAAAAGGCTGATTGAGGAAGAGGTCAAG GCTAAAAACGCATTGGCCCACGGTGTCCAGTCTGCCCGCCATGACTGTGACCTCCTGAGGGAGCAgtttgaggaggagcaggaggccaaGGCAGAGCTGCAACGCGGCATGTCCAAGGCCAACAGTGAGGTGGCTCAGTGGAGGACTAAGTATGAAACTGATGCTATCCAGCGcacagaggagctggaggaggccaA GAAGAAGCTGGCCCAGCGTCTGCAGGAGGCCGAGGAGACCATTGAGGCGACCAACTCCAAGTGCGCCTCCCTGGAGAAGACCAAACAGAGGctgcagggagaggtggaggacctcATGATTGACGTTGAGAGAGCCAACGCATTGGCCGCCAACCTCGACAAGAAGCAGAGGAACTTTGACAAG GTTCTGGCAGAGTGGAAGCAGAAGTATGAGGAGGGTCAGGCTGAGTTGGAAGGAGCTCAGAAGGAGGCTCGCTCTATGAGCACTGAACTCTTCAAGATGAAGAACTCATACGAGGAGGCTCTGGATCATCTGGAGACtctgaagagagagaacaagaacctGCAAC aagaGATCTCTGACCTGACTGAGCAGATCGGAGAGACTGGCAAGAGCATCCATGAGCTGGAGAAGGCCAAGAAGACCGTGGAGACAGAGAAGTCTGAGATCCAGACCGCTCTGGAGGAGGCTGAG GGAACACTGGAGCACGAGGAATCCAAGATTCTGCGTGTGCAGCTGGAGCTGAACCAGATCAAGGGTGAGGTGGACAGGAAGATCGCTGAGAAGGACGAGGAGATGGAGCAGATCAAGAGGAACAGCCAGAGGGTGGTTGACTCCATGCAGAGCACCCTGGACTCTGAGGTCAGGAGCAGGAATGACGCCCTGAGggtgaagaagaagatggagggagacctGAATGAGATGGAGATCCAGCTGAGCCACTCCAACAGGATGGCTTCTGAGGCCCAGAAACAGCTGAGGAATATCCAGGGACAGTTCAAG GATGCCCAATTGCACCTTGATGATGCCGTCCGTGCTGCAGAGGACATGAGGGAGCAGGTAGCCATGGTGGAGCGCAGAAACGGTCTGATGGTGGCTGAAATCGAGGAGCTGAGAGTTGCTCtcgagcagacagagagaggccgcAAAGTGGCTGAGACTGAGCTCGTAGACGCCAGCGAGCGTGTTGGACTGCTGCACTCCCAG AACACCAGCCTTCTGAATACCAAGAAGAAGCTGGAGACTGATCTGGTGCAGGTGCAGGGAGAGGTGGACGACATCGTCCAGGAAGCCAGGAATGCAGAGGAGAAGGCCAAGAAGGCCATCACTGAT GCGGCCATGATGGCTGAGGAGCTGAAGAAGGAGCAGGACACCAGTTCTCATTTGGAGAGGATGAAGAAGAACCTGGAGGTCACAGTCAAGGACCTGCAGCACCGCCTGGATGAGGCTGAGAATCTGGCCATGAAGGGAGGCAAGAAGCAGCTCCAGAAACTGGAATCCAGG GTGCGTGAGCTCGAGACTGAGGTGGAGGGCGAACAGAGAAGAGGTATAGACGCAGTCAAGGGAGTCCGCAAGTATGAGCGCAGAGTCAAGGAGCTCACTTACCAG ACTGAGGAGGATGAGAAGAGCGTTGGCAGACTTCAGGACCTGGTAGATAAGCTGCAGATGAAAGTGAAGGCCTACAAGAGGCAGGCTGAGGAAGCG GAGGAAGCAGCAAACCAGCACATGTCTAAGTTCAGGAAGGTTCAGCATGAgctggaggaggctgaggagcgTGCTGACATCGCTGAGACTCAGGTCAACAAGCTCAGAGCCAAGACCCGTGACACTGGAAAG